The following coding sequences are from one Ovis canadensis isolate MfBH-ARS-UI-01 breed Bighorn chromosome 7, ARS-UI_OviCan_v2, whole genome shotgun sequence window:
- the VCPKMT gene encoding protein N-lysine methyltransferase METTL21D isoform X1 — translation MAASLESSGEDPLRNFVRVLEKRDGTVLRLQQYGSGGVGCVVWDAAIVLSKYLETPGFSGDGAHALSRRSVLELGSGTGAVGLMAATLGADVIVTDLEELQDLLKMNINMNKHLVTGSVQAKVLKWGEELEDFPSPPDYILMADCIYYEESLEPLLKTLKDLSGSETCIICCYEQRTMGKNPEIEKKYFELLQLDFDFEKIPLEKHDEEYRSEDIHILYIRKKKSKFPS, via the exons ATGGCGGCTTCTCTGGAGTCCTCTGGGGAGGATCCACTGCGGAACTTCGTGCGAGTTTTGGAGAAGCGAGATGGCACGGTGTTACGACTGCAGCAGTATGGCTCCGGTGGCGTGGGCTGCGTTGTTTGGGACGCCGCCATTGTCCTTTCTAAATACCTGGAAACGCCCGGATTTTCCGGCGATGGGGCCCACGCGCTGAGCCGGCGGTCAGTGCTAGAGCTGGGCTCAGGCACCGGGGCTGTGGGGCTCATGGCCGCTACCCTCGG GGCAGATGTCATAGTCACCGATCTTGAGGAATTGCAAGACTTGCTGAAGATGAATATTAATATGAACAAGCATCTTGTCACTGGTTCTGTTCAAGCCAAGGTACTGAAATG GGGGGAAGAATTAGAAGACTTTCCTTCTCCGCCAGACTATATACTGATGGCTGACTGCATATACTACGAAGAG TCTTTGGAGCCACTGTTGAAAACCCTAAAAGATCTCAGTGGGTCTGAGACTTGTATTATATGTTGTTATGAACAGCGAACAATGGGAAAAAATCCAGAAATCGAGAAAAAGTATTTTGAG ctCCTTCAACTAGACTTTGACTTTGAAAAAATTCCTTTGGAAAAACATGATGAAGAATATCGAAGTGAAGATATTCACATTTtatacatcagaaagaaaaaatcg aaattCCCATCGTGA
- the VCPKMT gene encoding protein N-lysine methyltransferase METTL21D isoform X2, giving the protein MAASLESSGEDPLRNFVRVLEKRDGTVLRLQQYGSGGVGCVVWDAAIVLSKYLETPGFSGDGAHALSRRSVLELGSGTGAVGLMAATLGADVIVTDLEELQDLLKMNINMNKHLVTGSVQAKSLEPLLKTLKDLSGSETCIICCYEQRTMGKNPEIEKKYFELLQLDFDFEKIPLEKHDEEYRSEDIHILYIRKKKSKFPS; this is encoded by the exons ATGGCGGCTTCTCTGGAGTCCTCTGGGGAGGATCCACTGCGGAACTTCGTGCGAGTTTTGGAGAAGCGAGATGGCACGGTGTTACGACTGCAGCAGTATGGCTCCGGTGGCGTGGGCTGCGTTGTTTGGGACGCCGCCATTGTCCTTTCTAAATACCTGGAAACGCCCGGATTTTCCGGCGATGGGGCCCACGCGCTGAGCCGGCGGTCAGTGCTAGAGCTGGGCTCAGGCACCGGGGCTGTGGGGCTCATGGCCGCTACCCTCGG GGCAGATGTCATAGTCACCGATCTTGAGGAATTGCAAGACTTGCTGAAGATGAATATTAATATGAACAAGCATCTTGTCACTGGTTCTGTTCAAGCCAAG TCTTTGGAGCCACTGTTGAAAACCCTAAAAGATCTCAGTGGGTCTGAGACTTGTATTATATGTTGTTATGAACAGCGAACAATGGGAAAAAATCCAGAAATCGAGAAAAAGTATTTTGAG ctCCTTCAACTAGACTTTGACTTTGAAAAAATTCCTTTGGAAAAACATGATGAAGAATATCGAAGTGAAGATATTCACATTTtatacatcagaaagaaaaaatcg aaattCCCATCGTGA